The Hydrogenothermus marinus DNA segment TAAAATCTCATATTTTGCCTTTATTCCTTTTTGTTTTAGATTTTCTATAATATCTTTAAGTAATTTCTCTTTTTTTTCTCGCACTGATTTATAAATAGAAATAATATGAGTATTTTTGGAGTCAGTATCTCCATGAACTATAAAGATTTCACCTTTAGTTTTTTCAGCAATTTCTTCTGCTAAATGTAAAGCTTCTTTAGAATTTGGTAGAAAATCATAACCAACTAATAACTTTTCTAATTTTTCAATCTGTCTTCCTTTTATAACTAAAGTTGATACAGGTGATTTATTTATTATCTTTTCAGAAACACTTCCAAGTAAAAGTTTATCTAATAAACCTTTTTTATGACTTCCTATTATTACTAAATCTACTTTTTCATTTTCAATATTATCTAAAATAGTATCTGCAATATCTACTGATACTTCTATAATAGTTTTTACTTCTATATTTTCTTTTGCTAAGCTTTCAGCATATTTATTTAATTTTTCTTCTGCTTCTTTTCTTAAATTTTTCTCAACTTCTATTAAGATTTCAATCTCTTCAGGTTCTATTACCCCTTCAAAATCTTCATGTAAAAAAACAATAGGTTGTTCTACAACTGTTAAAAGATTTAGTTTTGCGTTGAAAACCTTAGATAAAACTGCAGCGGAATTTACCACTGCATCTGATATATCTGTAAAATCAACACACACTAAAATATTTTTAAAAGGCATTACTTTTCCTCTAATTTAGC contains these protein-coding regions:
- a CDS encoding universal stress protein; protein product: MPFKNILVCVDFTDISDAVVNSAAVLSKVFNAKLNLLTVVEQPIVFLHEDFEGVIEPEEIEILIEVEKNLRKEAEEKLNKYAESLAKENIEVKTIIEVSVDIADTILDNIENEKVDLVIIGSHKKGLLDKLLLGSVSEKIINKSPVSTLVIKGRQIEKLEKLLVGYDFLPNSKEALHLAEEIAEKTKGEIFIVHGDTDSKNTHIISIYKSVREKKEKLLKDIIENLKQKGIKAKYEILEENPVEAILDEIEKYNPDLTIVGKRKSSKIKRLFLGSTALKIVKNSSYPVLIVRKEND